The Virgibacillus phasianinus genome includes a window with the following:
- a CDS encoding hydroxymethylglutaryl-CoA lyase, protein MDFSNKVSIKEVGPRDGLQNESEMVPTDAKIEWINMLSDSGTSYIEISSFVHPKWIPQLKDATEVAKKIKRNPNVTYAALVPNSTGLERALEVNIDEVCLFLSASETHNKKNINKSIADTLPVLESVSTESKKANKTVRGYVSTVFGCPYEGDIDTDKVISICDKLLTMGVDELSLGDTIGVADPAQVAKVLEELLRYFPKEKLAMHFHNTRGTALANVLVALDYGITNFDSAVGGLGGCPYAKGASGNLATDDLLYMLHRMGVVTGINEKNIIEAALYIEKYVKNLSSNQMKILKSER, encoded by the coding sequence TTGGACTTTTCAAATAAAGTTTCGATTAAAGAAGTGGGTCCACGAGATGGATTGCAAAATGAATCAGAAATGGTACCGACTGATGCTAAAATTGAATGGATAAATATGCTTTCCGATTCTGGTACATCCTATATTGAAATTTCTTCATTTGTGCATCCAAAATGGATACCACAATTAAAGGATGCAACAGAAGTGGCAAAAAAAATAAAGCGAAATCCCAATGTTACCTATGCTGCTTTGGTTCCAAACAGTACGGGATTGGAGCGTGCATTGGAGGTAAACATTGATGAGGTTTGTCTGTTTTTATCAGCTAGTGAGACGCATAACAAAAAAAATATTAATAAATCGATTGCTGATACATTACCTGTTTTAGAAAGCGTTTCCACCGAATCAAAAAAAGCAAATAAAACAGTTAGAGGATATGTATCCACCGTTTTCGGATGCCCTTATGAAGGCGACATTGATACGGATAAGGTGATCTCCATTTGTGATAAACTGTTAACGATGGGCGTTGATGAATTATCATTGGGGGATACAATTGGGGTTGCTGATCCCGCTCAGGTTGCTAAAGTGCTAGAAGAATTGTTGCGATACTTTCCAAAAGAAAAATTGGCTATGCACTTTCATAATACCAGGGGAACAGCCCTTGCAAATGTTCTTGTTGCACTTGATTATGGGATTACGAACTTTGATAGCGCTGTTGGCGGTCTCGGTGGATGCCCATATGCTAAAGGTGCCTCTGGAAATCTTGCTACAGATGACCTGTTATACATGCTCCATCGCATGGGAGTTGTAACAGGTATTAACGAAAAAAATATTATTGAAGCGGCTTTATATATAGAAAAGTATGTTAAAAATCTATCAAGCAATCAAATGAAGATATTAAAAAGTGAGCGCTAA
- a CDS encoding acetyl-CoA carboxylase biotin carboxyl carrier protein subunit: MEEVKASMAGSVWKITVAEGDKVTDGQDVAILESMKMEIPIPSESDGTVKEIKVAEGDFVNEGDTIAIIE; the protein is encoded by the coding sequence ATGGAAGAAGTAAAAGCATCAATGGCAGGTAGCGTATGGAAAATCACAGTGGCTGAAGGAGATAAAGTAACAGACGGACAGGATGTAGCAATTTTGGAATCTATGAAAATGGAAATCCCAATCCCAAGCGAAAGCGATGGAACCGTTAAAGAAATAAAAGTAGCTGAAGGAGATTTTGTTAACGAAGGGGACACAATCGCAATAATTGAATAA